The genomic segment GTCTAAACTCATTTGTCTAAAccaaggatagtcaaactgcggccctccagatgtccatggactacaattccaatgagccactgccagctaatgctggcaggggctcatgggaattgtagtccatggacatctggagggctgctgtttgactacccctggtctaaactatCCATTGAAATGAATCATGTGTCCGTGTGTGTAGGGGGGACTGGATTAATATGAACACTCAGAATTAAACACCACGTGCGTTAAACACTAGAAGCAGCATGGGTGTGTACAAgtgcacttcttcagacaaaaaTGCACACATGAATAAAACtccattggttttaaaggtgcccctggactcaaaactttgttctgctgcttcagaccaacatggccagcCACCTAAGTCTAGCTTTCATTCAGCTTATTTGTCCTCTCCTGTTTGTAAGATCTGGCCTGTGGCAATTTTTCTGATTTTGGATACTGCAAACGCCAGCTAGTTTGACAAAGTCTTGACGAGATTTCTGGCTTGAGGAGGCCATGGCTGAAGTAGCTGATGGAaacccacttttctggattttttgCCCCTACCATTTTCGGCTGCTGTCCTTATATTTTTGTTGCAATGTGATAAGTGAATTTTGAAAaactttctcaaacttttttaataaaaagaggggaggggacatTCTCCCCTGTCCCTCCTTCCCCAATGGAATTTGCATCCCTGTGGTTGTAGAGGACAGATCTGGCCAACAGCACGATCCCAGAATCAAATCTAGTTCCTTCTGGAATTGTTATTGAGAAAAGTTCTGTTTCCTTTGGTGTAGAGAACACTGGAGACATATTAcgaaaaaagagaaaagtttatttaCAAATGTACAAGTTGGACAGACGGCAAGGAGGACCAAGGGCCATGATCCGGTCCCAGAACTGCTTTTGATCCCTGAAATCAGACTCTAGAACTGTTTTTCATTCTCACACAACTTAAACACAAGTTTTTTTAACTCTCTTCTCTTTTGCACAGACCGAGAAACCCGGTTTTATATAACCGCCCTCCCCCCATTTGTTTGTGGGTTGGTTTGGCATTAGAACAGCATTCTAAATTCTTTGACCAGAGAATATTGGGCCCATTTATGAAGGAAACAGTTGGTTTTCACCATCAAATAAGCATGCTATACAAGAATCTGGGCAAAGATAGAATTATTTTAGTGGTTTATTATAATACATTGTTCATATTATAAAGTTCAAGGCTTGAATCCCACTAAGATAAAAATATTTTGGCAGTATAGTACCAGTTGTTCAATCAATCAACCTTtattttacggtcattcagaccaaaattcaaatgcaCTTGTAATTAAAAATGGAAGCAGTTTAGTaccagttattttattttatttatatcccgcccctccccggaggctcagggtggtcaGAACACAAAATACAGTATAGAGTACAGACTTAAAATCCCctaataaaatacccattaaataAAGCTAAAATCTCATTGACCACAATTCAAGACGTAATGCGATGCAAAAATCACAAAAATCCCCAAGGTTCACAGCTTGGTTCTTGGTGTTGTTATATTTGTTCTTGGTGTTGTTACATTTCTAGTTGCTAGCAATGCTTGAAATACTTTGTTTGAAGAAGAAAGCTGGCAACGAGAATTGCAGCCTGATGAAGATTATTTGTTAAAACAGTCTTTTTATCCAGAATTCTGTCTTTGAACTTTTAAATTTTGAATGCCCTTCTTTATCAACAGTTACAACACCCAAGTGTTATGCCACAGAAACACTGAGGAGACAATTGTCCAACTGAAATCATGGAACGTGCAGTTTGGGGAATGCCGTCTGGAGAAtctcctgaaatctccaggaatttcccaagtcagaATTGGCAACCCCAGTCCCAAGGTCAGGTCTTCCATGGGGCTATCAAGGTTTTAGAAGATGTACACATGGCGAAATTGATTTCCTTTCTCATCTCATTCTTGCTCTGTTAAACAAGTTCTTTATCTCCAACAGGgaaaaaggaacaaaaggagGAAATTCTCTTCCTTTATTCATTCACCCTCTTTGCCAACGAACAGTCAGTTCATGCAGTAGCCTCTTTAGTTAATAGTCATattctttgttcttttaaaaatatttaataagtcTCTGGCTAGCTTGGGAGAGCTAGCCAAAAACCAACCAAACAGGAAAAGGCTTTGGCTGAATTATTGAATGTACTAACCAAAATTGCATGTAATTATAGCCTTGTTTATTGGTTAACAagatttttaccccacctttctaACCTTCATAAGACCACCAAGGTGGCCAACATAGTGAAACATATAAATTAAAACCTCATCGTAAAAGCTACTGAAACCAACCAACCCCATCATTAAAAACACATCAAAACCAGAATTTAAAAGTacacaagatttaaaaaaaaaacatccattaaaacttTGGAGAGGATGGAGGGGCCGAACGAAACAAATATTCTTCACAGCAGCAAAAGAGGACAAGTGAATCTCCCTGGGCAGAGGGTTCCAGAGCTTTGGGGCCACCACTGAGATGGCCTCCCTGAGTTGGCCCTGGCCTAATCTCAGAAgggggggacacaggaagtgaggCCTCTGAAGATCAGTGGTCAGCAGTCATTTGGATACATCGGTCCTGAACCATATAAGACAGTTACACAAGCAGACCAGAGGGATTTGAATCTTATTTTCAGGGTTCCCAACAAGATTATTGAGAGTTCCTCAATGGGAAATTTAGTAAagataagatgaccagattgttccacttttggagggacatctaggggcatatggcaaattgtactttttgaaaaaaaattgcccTGCTGTAGATCCCCCTTGTGTTTCAGCAAaaaatgaaaatttttgttgctacatatagaccaaattttaatcaagatccaccccccccccccggtcaatggtgtcctgctttaccaatgttaagatctggtcaccttagattagaCCTCAGTTTCTATATCAGCTATTGCTTCACGAAACTATCACAAGTCCCCATGGTTAGTGCCAGAGCTGTCACTGATGACGAGGGACACATCGCTCACCTCCACaaccatgcatttttaaaattgaacatttctgtttgttttatttaatctATTGGATATGCACTGCTTTGTAGTAGCACAAACAAAAGCAACATCAAAACATGAGCAATGTTGCACACTTTCCCCGCACCAATACACCGTTATTTCAGAAATCCTGCCTGGAAATCTTGGTTTAGAACCCTGATATGTTTGTACAGATCTTCCCCGTGGTTGTAAAGCCTAGGTGACTTCAGTCAAAACACGGAATAAAGAGGTGCTGCTATTATTCAGCTtctcagcacacacacaaacacacaatctgTTCTGGTCGACACTTTCTTAGCTGCCCATGATGGCATCATATATATATCATTTGCCAAATGTTCTCTCCTGTGTTGAAAAACATCGTGGCGTTGGCTGGGAAATGTAGATTTTCCTCCAGAGTCTTCTTTCTCTTGTCAGGCGagcttcatttctttttcttcataatCGCCTGTTGGGAAAGCGAAAAATAACAAACTGGTTTGTGATTGGTTTCCTGCAGCTGTGCTGTGTTAGTTTTTAGTGAGTGAGGATAAGAACATAAGACCAgcggtccatgtagtccagcatccagtggccaaccagttcctctggagggccaacaagaggcatagaggctgaggccttcatatgaacatcagaagagccctgctgggtcagaccaggggtccatctagtctggcatcctgtctcactcagtggccaaccagttcctctggagggccaacaacagggcagagaggccaaggccttcatatgaacatcagaagagccctgctgggtcagaccaggggtccatctagtctggcatcctgtctcactcagtggccaaccagttcctctggagggccaacaacagggcagagaggccaaggccttcatatgaacatcagaagagccctgctgggtcagaccaggggtccacctagtccagtatcctgtctcactcagtggccaaccagttcctctggagggccaacaacagggcagaaaggccaaggtcttcataagaacatcagaagagccctgctgggtcagaccaggggtccacctagtccagtatcctgtctcactcagtggccaaccagttcctctggagggccaactgcAGGACATCGAAGCTTGAGGCTCAGAGGTTGAGGAGATCCAACCTCCCACCCAGCTGAGGGCATCTCATACCAGCCTTAATAAAATTTCTCACCTCTTTTATTCTCCTGCCTTGTTCAAAGATAACACTTAAGCATTTCTTTTTCCCATTGGCTTTCAATGTGACTCTGTaaggtaaaaagaaaaaagtctgCATAAGTGGAAGCAGGATTACTCTGTACAACTACTGCGAGTACTCAAGTTTTAAGAATTCGTGTAAGTTGTTGGTGATCTCTGAACAGGAGAATATTACTGATTTGAAAGCATCTGGCTAGAAGATATGGCTGCAGGAGAAAGGGTGCTGATGTCTCCCATTGCCTCACCAGGgttggggggtgacgctctcagTTTgagacaaaactctatggtctgAGGCTGATTTTTTACCATATAACTTTCCCTGATGCCTCCAACGTCACGTCTGGGTAACTAGAGCGCACCGGACACATTTCGGGCAAGGGAGCTCCCAAAGAGCACTCCCATCCTTTGCCGACGATTTCTTTGGTTGTGGGGCTGTGTTCTGGTAGTTTCTCTCCTGATGTTTtgcctggaccgtttatgcactaggaatttcactgccccagctcccgtgcaggagcacaaatcctggccggatgaggtgcaccaggccaaatgctcccctgtgtgggtgcaggaagaggtggggcaacctgccttgactaaaactccagcctgcagcctggcatgaaacctacagtgcataaatggtcctgcaGGCGAAACATCAGGAGCAAAAACTAGCAGAACACAGCCCGAGAGAATGACAAACACCAATGGCTACTGTCTTTCATAATACATTACATTACATATGGCCAGTTCAGATAGCCTCTGAGGAACATCAGCTACGAAACGGACTTAAACCTAGATGTGCATCGTCTGCTTGTCTACAGATTACTCATTTATCTATAGTTTATCACAGAAGATTTCTGCAGCGTCATACGGTTAAGACTTTTGCTTGCTTGTCCTTAATTTAGGTTTCAGGGGTGATCTCAGCTGTCGCAATAGCCTTATCGTTCCTCCAGCTAATGTGTATGGCCAAAGGTCCCGTAAATGTTATTCATTACAAAACACAGAAGCCATTATTCACAGTGATTCTTTGTTTCTTGTTATCTATGCGGTGGCTTTCTGATTTTAGGAAGAGGTGGATTCTAGTATTCAGTGCTAGCTTCACCAGAGATTCAGGCTTGTCAGGGATCAACCCAGAAGCGACAAAACCAAcaggcaaaaagtggtatctaCTTGAAATTCATTAAAGGCAGTCCTGGgtcatttaaatgtttttgcaacCAGAGCAGGGTCCCAGGTATACAatcctgctttctgtttcttcttctgtggTTACAATTATGGTGTTAATATTAATTTATCAGTATTAATTTCAATTACATGGGTAAAGTATATCCCATtggctcttcagtaaaggggtcacttttTCAACCCAGCACTGCTTCACACTTTCTTTGGTGCACCTGAGAAGGTAAAAGGCATGGGAGAGGTCCTAATgagcacacacaccctttcctgtTATGGGAGCCCCCTAACTTGTCCTCCCTCAAAAAAGCAAGGCCAATGTCAGCAGCAACAGATGTTCTTTTGGCTCTTGGCAATTCTACAGTTGTCAAGTCAAAACAGGACAGAAACGCAAAGAGGTGCAAGAGAAAGATGCAGCTAGaatgggggagagaggaggctagcagcaggaaggagagacCTGGGcttattccgcacacattggataatgcactttcaatgtgcttttacattttcctgtgcggaaacaGGAAAATCcgcttttaaagtgcattttccaacatgtgcagaattggcccagaTGGAGCTGCTGCAGCAGGAGCATTGAAACGTAAAAGCCACAATAATGTGCCCCGGCTGCTTACATCAGTTCCTCCCGATCACAGCTGGCGCTCGGCCGGTGGTATTGTACTTCGGCAACGCGGGAAATGTGGATGGAGGGTATGGCTGTTTCTCGACAGAGGCAGCGCCCTCtcctagaggttggcaatcctgcaAGAAAAAGTACATTAAGGAGCCACACCTGGGAAAGTGGTGGAATCGCAGGTGGATGCTTTTTTCCTAGTtgaaaccccccaccccctcccagtatGAATTGTCTTGCATTTACTCATCTTAAAACAGAGcttgttattattttaaaagcgTTTGCCCTGCTGTAGATCCACCTTGTgtttcagcaagaaaggcagattgTAATGAAAGTATCTGATTTATTTATGTAAGAACATCACAAGAGTCTGGCtggaccagaggtccatctagtccagcatcctgtctcacattggggccgaccagttcctctggaggaccaacaacagggcatggagaccaaggccttcgtaagaacatcagaagagccctgctggatcagaccaggggtccatctagtccagcctcctgtctcacacaggggccaaccagttcctctggagggccagcaacatggcagagaagctgaggccatcttaagaacatcagaagagccctgctggatcaggccagtggtccatctagtccagcctcctgtctcacacagtggccaaccagttcctctggaaggccaacaacagggcagagaggccgaggccttcataagaacatcggaagagccctgctggatcagaccaaaggtccatctagtccagcatcctgtctcccacaggggccagatgaaaaacaaaaagggaacaaaaacccaacccgagaaaacaagtcaggaaaCTAAAGGTTGGGTGGCAAATGTATATTAAAATGACAATGGGATGACTATAGCCAAACATGTTTCAACTCAGAGCATCTTCAACAGTGGTCcaataaccaggggtagtcaacctgtggtcctccagatgtccatggattacaattcccatgaacccctgccagcaaatgctggcaggggctcgtgggaactgtagtccatgaacatctggaggaccacaggttgactacccatgcaatAAGCTACCTGCACTCAGATAATTATGCAGCATTACAATGAGACCTCGCTGGCGACATAAGAATCATGAAATGTGGGCTCTCCCAACAATATGTAGTAATTATTTCGGACATGGAGCTCGTAAAATAAGCTTCTTTAAAAGATAACCAGATGGTGTTACCTTGGACAGTAACGGCACCCAGAAGAAGGACGGCTACCGTGAGAGTCGCAGTAACGGCTTGCTTGCTCATTTTGGCTTCGGCGAAGGATCTCCGGCTTCCAGTTTGTTGTtggaggaggaaaagcagggagcAGAGAGGCTGTTCTGTGACTTGGTATTTATTGGCTCACTTCACCCACGACTGCTTCTTGGGGAATTTCCAGTTTGATTCACTTTCATTTCAAGGGAAGCATTACTCCTTTCCCTGCCTAGTTTGACGGAACAGCgttgtttaaaaacattccatACAGTCCCTAAAACACAGAGTATTCCTCATAATTCCTTCTCATTCTGTGTTCCAGTGAGGTTAAGCATCGAGGACAAGGGATGGAAAAGTGGGGGAAGACACAAGCTGACTCTGTTTGACCAAACACATTCAAGAgccaatttattttttttccGTTTCTCTGCTACGGCTTCCACTGGAGAtaagagacccagcttggtgtcgtggttaaaagcagcggcctctaatctggagaatgaagTTTGATTCCcgttcctcctccatgtgcagacaactgggtgaccttgggccagtcccagttctctcagagctctctcagcctcatctccctcacagggtgtctgtggtggggagagaaaagggaaggcaaatgtaagccactttgagactccttcaagtagagaaaaggggcatataagaaccaactcttcttcttcttcttcagtaatctcagggctctctcagcctcaccactctcacagggggtctgttgtggggagaggaaaggtgactggaaggtgaggctgagagagcccagatattactgaagaagaagagttggttcttatatgccgcttttccctacccgaagcagtctcaaagtggcttacagtcgccttccctttcctcccctcacaatagaccccctgggagggaggtgaggctctgTGAGatcagatctaacaggactgagactggaccaaggtcacctagctggttgcatgtggaggagcagggaatctaacccagctcaccagattagaagctgtcactcttaaccacaacaccacgctggctttcttaatttattttatataataattatAGCATGATTGATAAGTAACGTGGGATATATTCATGGAAGATAAAATCAGAAGCCTATTTTAACAtatttcttcttattcttctctctctcttttttctattATTGatcttttatgttttaaaaacttctattacattttttttaaaaatagacagtGCAAACGGTAGCCCTAGATACACCTGTAAACTCCATGTAAACACGACCCTCAAATATGCCTTGGGTCAGCAGGTGCGACCCCACCGgccacttctagggttgccagctctggggtcagaaatacctggagatttgaactcatgcaTGTGCAGGAAGCTGTATACTATGCAGTCCAATtattaaaagcagccatttccctctttttttaGAAGGAGAGCTGATTtgtgtacctcactttttaccacctgatcacccagttggctgcatgcgggggagcgaggaatcgaacccagtCCCCCAGATCCAGAGGCCATgctttgaccactacaccacaccaccTCTCAGCTTGCTTTTCAGCTGCCATTGGCTCATTTTGAAAGTGAAGGCACCTCGGGATTTTCTCACGGCCTGACTTTTGTACGGCCACAGGCTTCCTGCTCTTTTTCTCAGATTGGCCTCCGCTTCTGCAATGAAGTCTAGTTTTGACATGTCTCATCACTTCTCCTTGCAAAACCACCTAAGGGATCAAGGGGCATGATCTGTCTGGCAAATGAAATTTTGCCCATGCCCAACAAGCATTCCCAACACACCAGCAATCTtcacctccctcctttcctttcctttcctttcctttcctttcctttcctttcctttcctttcctttcctttcctttcctttcctttcctttcccttcccttcccatcccttcccttcccttcccttcccttcccttcccttcctttcctttcccttcccttcccttcccttcccttcccttcctttcctttcctttcctttcctttcccatcctttcccttcccttcccttcccttcccttcctttcctttcctttcctttcctttcctttcctttcctttcctttcctttcctttcctttcctttcctttcccatcctttcccttcccttcccttcccttcccttcccttcccttcccttcccttcccttcccttcccttcccttcccttcccttcccttcccttcccttcctttcctttcgttgttgttgttaggtgcaaagtcgtgtccgacccatcgcgaccccatggacaatgatcctccaggccttcctgtcctctaccattccccggagtccatttaagtttgcaccgactgcttcagggactccatccagccacctcattctctgtcgtccccttcttcttttgccctcgatcgctcccagcattaggctcttctccagggagtccttccttctcatgaggtggccaaagtatttgagtttcatcttcaggatctggccttctaaggagcagtcagggctgatctcctctaggactgaccggtttgttcgccttgcagtccaagggactctcaagagtcttctccagcaccagagttcaaaagcctcaattctttgacgctcggccttccttatggtccaacttttgcagccatacattacaactgggaataccatagccttgactaaacacacttttgttggcagggtgatgtctctgctttttaggatgctgtctagatttgccatagctttcctccccaggagcaagcgtcttttaatttctttgctgcagtccccatctgcagtgatcttggagcccaggaaaataaaatctctccaggggaactgacctctgtagtctggagatgagctgtcattccagaggatctccaggtcccacctggaggctggccagcctcgccagggctgactctgcttagcttctcagatctgacaaGAACCTGGGCTGTCCAGGCCAGACCACTATACAcaccttatttatttagattttagttTATTTATATCCAACCTTTCTTTCTCCACCAAAGGAGCCCCTCGCCTCCGTTTGACCCCCAcaactgccctgcgaggtaggtcaggctaagaGTGTGGCCCTGGCCCGAGATCACCTGGCCAACCTCCCTGGCGCGAAggtgggattcgaacctgggtttcccagatccgaATCCAACCCTCCAACTGCAGCACTGCACTGAGGTTACCCCATTTTTGTGTCCCACAATATCTTTATGTGGTAGAGTAGGGAAGGAGGAACTATAGACCGCCCACGGAGTTCAGGGCTGTAAATCGCTACACCGGAAGATCTCAGACTTTGAAAGCTGAAGTAATTATGAGGTAGCGGGCTTGCTGCCGCTATCATAATGACGGCCGCCTGGCCGGCAAAGGCCTTCGGCAGGGATCCCCCTTTTGAGTTTCTGTTCTTCTTTCAGGATATTTAGAGTTCATTTATTATAAAAAGCCAAAAGTCCCTATTTAGACATTCGGTTGGGTACAGAAAAGAGCAAGCCGGGTTTCTGCCCACTGGCCTTGATTCTGAAAGGTTCAAAGGACAATGtaaggttaccaactccaggctagggaattcctggaggtttgaggggAGGGTGATGCCTGCGGTGAATGGGGCCTGAGGAGAGGAgcgacctcagcggggtataagttttaaaatgtgttgcgAACTGCTCTGGGAGCAGTGGACGTGTGGAGCATAAATCCTGACATTAAATAAATTCTTATGGAGCCATGAAGCTCAAGGGTGAACCACTTGCTTTTAGGGTTGGGGTGAGGATGAAACGAAAGAGAAAAGGTTTGTGAGGCCTTCCCCATTGGGAATATCCTTTGGCAAGCTTCTTCGCCTGGTTCTGATTTGGTTCCTCTTGTGGTTAGACTTGCCACCCTGGTTGCAGGGCTGAGCTTATTCTGACCACATGTGACCTTCTACACACTTCCGAAAGGCACGGATGTCCTGTTCCCTCCTTTTGCAATCTGTGCATCTGAAGTTTCCAAGACTGTGAAATTTCGCAGGCCTTTACATAATCCCCCCAATAACCATCAGATGGCATTACCGTGATGTTCACAGTCTCCTAGTGGCTCAGTCCAGGGAACTGGATGTTGAAATAACAGCGGCACTTTGGTTTGGAAGAAAAgttcttttttataccccacttttcactgcccaaaggagtctcaaaagtggcttccaatcgccttcccttcctctccccacaacagtcatcctgggaggtaggtgaggttgagagagctcaggtagaactgctgtatgagaacagaaatatcagggctgtgactagcccacggtgacccagctgtctgcctgtggaggatcgaggaatcaaactcagcttgccagattagaagccgctactcATTTATTTGGGATGGGCTTCTAAGTCATTGCATTCTTCTAAAGCCAtcgaattagggatgccagcctccaggtgaggcctgggggtcacccggaattacagctcctctccatgctacagagatcatttccctgggagaaaatggttgcttcggagggtggactccatggcattgtactccgTGCGGGTCCCTGGCCTTTCCAGGtgccatccctaaatctccagcagATTCTCAACCTGGACATGGCCACCGTGCTCCCCCTTTCTTCTctggtggccaagggggacctgcCGACACTAGATTGAAGCCAATCTCTAGAACTGCAAATCTCCTGAAAGTAGTGATGCCAGAGATGCCCCTGCTGGCAAGTCCAGGTTGGTAAAGACCTGGCGATTTGGGGTGGGGGCTAAAGCCTGGGGAAGGAGGCGCTTGGGATGCAGAGAGACCTCTGctgggtataatgctatgcagcccaccctccaaatcaaccactctgtcgcctggaggtgagctggaattcTAAGACATTTTTATGCCCCACCTGGGGTGACAGTAAGATGGCACATGAAAACAGGGTGGTGATAGAGATCAGGAGCAGATAGGCAAGtccaaaagagaaaggaagaccaaccagttcctctggagggtcaacgcCAGGGCAGACAcctgaacatcagaagagccctgctggatcagaccagtgaaggtccatctagtccagcatcctgtctcacccagctgctgccctgttcctctggatggctaagagcacagaggctgaggccttcccctgatgttgccaccCGGCTCTGGGCAGAGGCTGGGTGCCTCTGAGCATAGAGGTTCCCCTGAGTCACTGGGTCTAGTAGCCATTGCTTGATtcaccctccatgaatctacctcATCCTCTTTGAAAGCTGCTTATTTCTGCGGCTGTCACTACATCCTCCAGGAGCAAATCGCACATTTTAATCACACTTTGTGCAAAGAACTAACGTGCCAACCATGCAAATACAGAGGTGTTTCCATCTGgggttcccccacccacccccgcccccacgTGTGACT from the Paroedura picta isolate Pp20150507F chromosome 10, Ppicta_v3.0, whole genome shotgun sequence genome contains:
- the LOC143819463 gene encoding C-X-C motif chemokine 11-like; amino-acid sequence: MSKQAVTATLTVAVLLLGAVTVQGLPTSRRGRCLCRETAIPSIHISRVAEVQYHRPSASCDREELIVTLKANGKKKCLSVIFEQGRRIKEAIMKKKK